CCAGCGCTCGTGGACGGGGCCCTCGGGGGCCTTGGTGTCGACGACCGGCTCTCCGGTCGCGTACTCCGCGTAGGAATTCATGGGTCAGCTCACCACTCCGGTCATGACGCCCACGGGTACGGCGATGAAGCCGGCCGTGAGCAGCAGCGCGAGAACATTGGCGATGGTCTTCAGGACGCGGTCGCGGGTCGCGCTGCCCACGCCGAGGGTCTGCGCCGCGCTCCAGAAGCCGTGCTGGACGTGCAGTCCGAGTGCGAGCATCGCGACGATGTAGACGACGTTGCCGTACCAGGTGGAGAAGGTGTCGATCACGTTCTGGTACGGGTGGCCCGGCTGGAAGCCGCCCGGGTGCGCGGTGCCGGTCGTCAGGTCGAGGAGGTGCCACACGATGAACAGCGCGAGGATGATGCCGCCCCAGCGCATCGTGCGGGTGGCGTAGCTCGAACGCGCCTTCTTGTGCACGTACTTGGCCGGGCGGGCCCTGATGTCGCGCCGGCTCAGCTGGTACGCGGACGTGGCGTGCGCGACGACGGCGACCACGAGCACGATGCGGACGAGCCAGAGCGTCCACTCGTAGTGCATGAACGGCTCACCGACCGTGCGCAGCCAGTGGGCGTAGTGGTTGAACTCGCCCGGCCCGAAGAAGATCTTCAGGTTGCCGATCATGTGGACGACCAAGTAGAGCAGCATGATCAGGCCGCTCACGGCCATCACTGCCTTCTTGCCGACGGACGAGTCCCAGAGCGTACGCGTCATGGACGGCCGTCGGTCCGTCCGTGTTGCCAGAGCCATGTCACGCACGCTAGAGCCGGAGGGCCCGATCGGTCCAAGACATGGTCCGGCTCATTTCCATAGGCGCAGACTATCGAGCGATTACTGTGGGGGTCATGCAGTTCCAGCAGCTCCAGTACTTTGTCGCGGTTGCCGAGACCCGGCACTTCACCCGGGCCGCCGAGGTGGTCCATGTCGCCCAGCCGTCGCTGTCCCAGCAGATCCGGTCCCTGGAGCGGGAGCTGGGCGCGGATCTCTTCCTGCGCGCCCGCGGGAACATCACGCTCACCGACGCAGGTGAGGCGCTCCTGCCGCTGGCCCGCCGCATCCTCGCCGACGCGGACACGGCGCGGCAGGAGGTGCAGGAGCTGGCGCAGCTCAAGAGCGGCCGGGTGCGGCTCGGGGCCACGCCCTCGCTGTGCACCGGCCTGCTGCCCGATGTGCTGCGCAGCTTCCACGACCGGTATCCCGGGATCCGCTTGATGATCGAGGAGGGCGGCTCCCACGATCTCGTACGCGAACTGGCGCGCGGCGCGCTGGATCTGGCTCTCGTGGTGCTGCCACTGCCCGCGCCGGCGCCGGCGCTGACGACCGTGGAGCTGCTGCGGGAGGATCTGGTGGTCGTGTCGTCGCCGGATGCGCCGCGGCCCGGGCGGGGGCGGTCCGTGCGCATTGCCGATCTTGAGGGTGAGCGGCTTGTGATGTTCCGGCACGGCTATGACCTGCGAGAACTGACCGTCACCGCGTGCCGGGCGGAGGGGTTCGAGCCGGATTTCGCGGTGGAGGGCGGGGAGATGGACGCGGTGCTGGGGTTTGTGCGGGCGGGGCTTGGGGTGGCCGTCGTGCCGCACATGGTCGCGACGCGGGCGGGGGCCGATCTGCGGGTGACTCCGCTTGCCCGTCCCGGGCTGCACCGGACGATTGCGCTGGCGCATCGCAGCGATGTGGCTCCGCCTCGGGCCGCGCGGGAGCTTCAGCGGATGTTGTTGGAGGGGTGACGTGATTTTGGGCGGGGGAATTTGTGCGGGTGGGTCTTTGAGGGTTTTGCGCAGTTCCCCGCGCCCCTGATCGGGGGGCCTCAGCGGCTTGGTCGGGTGCCGGTGGGTCGTGGGGTTTGCGCAGTTCCCCGCGCCCCTGATCGGGGGCGACCGGATCGCGGCTGCGGGTTGTTCGTGGGATTTTGCGCCGTTCCCCGCACCCCTGCGCCATCGAGCGGCCTCGGCGGCTTGGTCGGGTGCCGGTGGGTCGTGGGGTTTGCGCAGTTCCCCGCGCCCCTGATCGGGGGCTGGGCTTGTTTGGGACGTGCGGGTTGTCGGCGTTTCTTGTGCCGTTGCCCGCGCCCCTAGGGGGTGGGGGGTCTGGATGTTAGGCAATACGTTGTTGCCGATGGGTCCTGCAGGACCAGCCAGTGTGCGCCCTTTGATATGAGTTTCGCGCCCAGGGATTCGTGCCAGGCTCGGGTTGATTCCGTGTTTGTGCAGGCCAGGTCCAGGTGGGCGGCTGTAGGGCGGGCGGCCGTCAGGCGTTGCAGCAGGATTTGTACGGGGAGTTCCATCGGGGGGCGGATCGTGTGGAACTCCGGGAGCGTGCCCGGCGACGAGGTCCAGGCGGTGAACTCGGTCCAGAAGTCGATCTCCGCCTCGTACACCGCCGGGGCCAGATCGATGCAGACCTGGTCCAGGCGGCTCGTCGTCCCGTCGGGGGCCGTGACGGGGGCGGGGCGCCGGTGTTCGCCGGACCACGGGACCAGGCAGAACAGCTGGCCGCCGGGTGAGCGCAGGACCTCCAGGCCGTCCTCCGTGTGGACGGGCGTCGCGCCGAGGCGGTGCGCCAGGCCAGTTGTCCGAGCGAGGTCGTCCACCGCGAAGTCCAGGTGTGCGCCGCCGGGGCCGTTGACCGCCTGCGCCTTCAGGTACGGATCGACGGAGCCGTCCGGCAGCAGCGTCGCGAACTCGTCGTGGTCGCCGCGGGGCGCGGACAGGTGCGTCCCCGTGACCCGCGTCCAGAAGTCGCAGGCCGCCTCGAAGTGCGCCTCCGGCCGGTCGATGAAGGCGTACACCCAGCGGATCACCAGGGCCTCATCCCGACGCGTCGCACAGGGCGAGCTCGTGCAGGCGGTCCGGCGGGCCCGGGCGGGCGTAGTACCAGCCCTGCGCGGTGTCGCAGCCCAGGTCGCGCAGCTGCTCGGCCTGTGCTCCCGTCTCCACGCCCTCCACTGTGACCGAGAGGTCGAGGCTGTGCGCGAGCGCGACGATGCCCTCGACGATCTTCAGGTCGACGGGGTCGGCGGGGTACCGCTGCATGCCCTGCGTGAAGGAGCGGTCCAGCTTGAGGACGCTCACAGGGAGCCGGCGCAGGTTCGCGAGGTTCGAGTAGCCCGTACCGAAGTCGTCCAGCGCGATGTCCACGCCCATCTCGGCGAGCCGCCGAAGGGGCTTCAGGAGAGCGTCATCCGCGCCGATCAGGGCCGATTCGGTGACCTCAAGGCACAGGGCGCCGGGTTCGAGTCCGAAGCGCTCCAGGATGTCGACGGTGTCGGAGACCAGGCCGGGGTGGGTGAGCTGCATCGGGGACAGGTTCACGTTGATGCGCAGGGGCCCGGCGTCCTCGTAACGCTCCTGCCAGACCCGGGCCTGGCGCACTGACTCCTCCAGGACCCAGCGCCCGAGCGGCACGATGAGGCCGGTGTCCTCGGCGAGCGGGATGAACTGGTCGGGCCCGAGCACACCGTGCTGCGGATGCAGCCACCGCACCAGCGCCTCGGCGCCCCGCACACTGCCGTCGCCGAGGTGCACGAGCGGCTGGTACTCGATGAAGAACTCGCCGCGCTCCAGGGCCGCGGGCAGCGCGGTCGTGAGGCCGTGCCGGGTGATGGCGCGCGCGTCGGCCTCGGGGTCGGCGAGCTCGTAGCGGTTGCCGCCCGCCGACTTGGCCCGGTACATGGTGATGTCGGCGCTGCGCAACACCTCCGCCGGGCTGCGCTCCCCCGCCGCGGGGCCCTCCACGATGCCGATGGAGCCGCGCACGGTCAGCTCGCGGCCGTCGATGCGGATGGGGGCGGCCAGCGCGTGCATGATGCGCCCGGCGAGGTCGTCGACCTCTGCCGCGGTGTCACGGCCGGTGGTCAGCGCGACGAACTCGTCGCCGCCGAGCCTCGCCACCATCTCGCCGGGCGCGGTGGCGCAGGCCTGGAGACGGTCGGCGACCTCGACGAGGAGCCGGTCTCCCGCCGCGTGGCCGAGGCTGTCGTTGATGGTCTTGAAGCCGTCGAGGTCGAGGTAGCACAGGCCGAAGCGCATGCCGTCGCCGGCCGCGAGGGCCTTCTCCAGGCGCTCGAAGAACAGGGTCCTGTTGGGGAGCCCGGTGAGCGCGTCGTGGGTGGCCTCGTAGCGCAGCCGCAGGTTCAGGAGGCGGCGCTCGGTGGTGTCCTCGATCAGCGCCAGCTGATACTGCGGCACTCCGTCGGCGTCCCGCAGCAGGGAGACGGTCAGGTTCGTCCACAGGGCGGTGCCGTCGGGACGGTAGAACGCCTTCTCGACGCGGTAGTGCTCACGCTCGCCGCGCACCAGCTCCTCGTACAGGCGCCAGACGTGCGGGGCGTCTTCGGGGTGGGTCCACTCGACGACGTTGCGGCCGCGCACCAGGTTCTCGGCGCCGCCGAACATGCGCACCAGCGCGTCGTTGGCCTCCAGGACCGTGCCCTCGAGGTCCGCTATGCCGATGCCGATGGCCGCGCCGTGAAACACCGCTCGGAACCGGGCCTCGCTCGCGTGCAGCGCCTCGGCGACCGCGCTGCGCGCGCTCAGGGCGGCCCGCGAGATGGCCTCCTGCTCGACGAGGGTCCGCTCGCGCAGGGCCTGTGCGAAGCCGGCCGCGACGGAGTGCTGGAGCCGGGCGCAGCGCGCCCGAAGCTCTTCCTCGCGCCGGTCCTCGTCGGTACGGCAGTACAGGACGAGGTAGGCGTCGACGACGTCGAGGGTGCGGGTGAGCGCCTCGGGGTCGGTGCAGTGCACGCCGATCAGTGCCGCGCCGACGGCCTGGGCCGCGGGCGCGTCCAGGGTCCGCTCGCCGAGCGCGTCCCGCAACCGCCGCGCGAGCGGCATGAGTTCCTCCTCGAACTCGACCCGGGTCAGGGAGGTCGCCGTCACCGGGAAGATCGCCCGGCTCCAGATGGTGGCGAACCTGCGCAGTCTGCCCTCGGGCCCGTCCGGTTCGCCGCTCACGCCTTGCGCCCCACGCCGGCGCAGCCCGAGAAGGCATATGGATCCTCGTCCGCGGGCGCGTTCTCCGGCCGCCATTCGGGCATCTGTACGAGTCCGGGTTCCACCATCTCGTATCCCTCGAAGAATCGCGCGATCTCCTCGCGCGAGCGCATGATCAGCGGGTTGCGTATGTTCTTGTACACGTCGACCGTGCCGGCGGCGCGCGCGGCGGGTACAGGGATGCCCTCGTACGCGGCGTGCGTGACGATCAGGAGGCTGCCGGGCGCGAGGGCGTCACGCAGCTCGGCGACAGCGCTCTGCGGGTCGTCGGCGTCCTCGACGAAGTGCAGGACGGCGACGAGGAGCAGGGCGACCGGCTTGTCCAGGTCGAGGAGTTCACCGACCTCGGGGGCCGCGAGGATCTCCCGGGGCTTGCGCAGGTCGGCGGTCACGACGGCCGCGCGGTCGTTGCCGTCGAGGACGGCCCGGCTGTGCGCGACGGCGACCGGGTCGTGGTCGACGTACACGACGCGCGCTTCGGAGTCGGCCGCCTGTGCCACCTCGTGGACGTTGCCGAAGGTGGGGATTCCGGATCCGATGTCCAGGAACTGGGTGACGCCCTGCTGGACCGCGTAACGCACTGCCCGGCGCATGAAGGCACGATTCGCCTGCATGATCTTCGGGAGCCCCGGCATGAACTCCATCGCCTTGCGGGCCGCCTCCCGGTCCACCTCGAAGTTGTGCGAGCCGCCCAGGTAGTAGTCGTAGATCCGGGACACGCTGGGCACCGAGATGTCGATGCCCTGAGGGGCCCAGGCGGGACGCTCCATCAATGTCTCCAAGGCGTAGGCGAGCCGGTGTTCGAGCTGAGGCTACTGATCGCCCGCCAATGGAGCGAGTCAAAACGGAAATTGACCGTCCGTTCTCGGTCACTGCCTCCGGCAAGTGCCGAATGGCAATGATCCGAAATCACCCCGAAACCCTCACTGTCGCAACGGAAAAGAACCGGCCTGTTCCCTCCGCGTGATCACGGGGGGAACAGACCGGCGATTCGTCAAATCCGCAGCAGACTCTACGCGGTGCGCCTACTTCGGCGCTCCCACGGGCTTTCCGTCGGGCGCAGCGGCGTACCAAGTGCCGCCCACGCCCTGCCCATTGGTGTCGCCGGGCTTCTTGTCGCCGGAGTAGGTGTAGATCGGCCAGCAGTTGATCGTCTGCTGCTTGCCTCCGTCGGGGCGGTCGTACGTCATGAAGCCCTTCTTGAGGATGCCCTTGGTGTCGTTCTTCGCGACGGGCGGGACGGCCGGCCAGTTCTCCGCGCAGGTGTCGACACAGTTCGACTTGATGGGCCAGGCCGAGTCCTTGAGGAACCGGTAGACGGTCATTCCGTTCTTGTCGACGACGATCTCGCCGAGTTTCGGGTCCTTGCGCGTGGACAGACCGGCGAGGTCGGCGGGCTGCGCGGCGGCCGGGCTCGCCTTCTTGCCGTCGGGCCCGGCGGCGTACCAGACTCCTCCGACGCCCTGCCCCTTCGCGTCGCCCGGCTTGGTGTCCATCGCGTACCGGTACATGGGCCAGCCGTCGATCGTCAGCTGCTTGGTGCCGTCGGCCGCGGTGACCTCGCCGAGAAGCGACTGGTCGACGCCGGGCGCCGCCTTGGCGCCGTCCGCGGGCACTACGGGCCACGCCTTGAGGCAGGCGTCGTCACAGTTCGACTTGGGCGGCTGTGCGGTGTCCTTGTCGAAGCGGTACATCGTGAAGCCCTCGCTGTCCGTGAGGACCTGGCCGAGCTTCTTGCTGTCCCAGGTGGCGAGCTGTCCGGCCGGCTTCGCCTTGGCCGCTCCCGCGTCCTTCGCGTCTCCGTAGCCATCGCCACTGCCGTACGCGTCCCCGTTGCCGTAACCGCCCTGCGCCGGGGCGGCGTTGCCCACGGACTGGCCGTTGGGCGACTGGTCGCCCTGGTCCTGACCGCACGCCGTCGTCAGCGCCAGCAGGGCCGCAGCTGTCGCTACGAGTGAGGCGCTCCGCCAGGTGTTCATTGCCAACTCCCGCTGATTGCTTGGGTGTTGTGCGATCCCGGAAGGGGCCGCACATGGCCCTAGGTACGCGCGGCGACGGCGGATGTGTTCAACGGGGCCGGAAATTTCTTTTTGATGAGGGGGCGCGGGACACATCCGGGGCGGGCCACGCGTGCGCTCCGGTGGCCGTGGGCAAACCTGGCGCCCCCCATCTCCCCACCTTCGGACCAATCCTCGGCGGCCGGGGCGTGGCGACGCCTCCCGCCGCCCATGATCTCCGTCGTGTACGGATCCAGAGGGGCCAGGTCGACCCTGGTCACACGGGTGGTGGCGGTGCTCGCGCTGGCCTGGCTGCTGGGCTCGCCCGCGGCCGGCGCCACGGCGGCCGCGCTGACCCCGGCCGACAACTGCGCGTACGCCTCGATCGGCAAGGGCGGCGACGCAATAGCCCGAGCCGGTGACGGCGTCGTCTGCCGGGCGGGACCCGTCAAGCCACCGCCGCGGAAGCCCGCGCCGCCCCCGGCCCCAAAACCACCGCCACCGCCACCGCCGCCTCCCCCACCGCCACCTCCTCCACCGCCTCCTCCGCCGCCGCCCGTGAAGGCACCGCCGCCGCCCGCCCCGAAGCCGACGGTGCGCCCCAAGCCCTCGCCGACTCCGGTGAGTTACCCCGAATACCGCCCCGCGCCCCGCAAGGCGCCGCCGAGCGGCGGGCCTTCCCTGGTCTCGCTCACCCTGCTCATCACCGCGCCCGCGGTGCTCGCCGTAGCCGCGCTGCGACCGCGCTGACCGCCCGGAGGTCCTGATGTCGGAATGGCTTGTTCTCACCCTCGCGATGGTGGCCGCGTGCGCGGTCGTGCTCGTCGTGACCGTTCTTCAGCAGCGCAGGATCGGCGACGACGACGACCCGAGCGAGACCCCTGACGTCATCGAGTACATGACGATGATGATCGGCGTGGTGTACGCGATCGTCCTGGGCCTCGCCATCGCGGGCGTCTGGGAGGGCCGCAGCGCCGCCCAGGACCATGTACGCAACGAGGCGCAGGCGCTGCACGAGGTCCATGAACGCGTCCGCGTCTATCCGACGGAGGTCAGAACCCGTATCCGCTCGGATGTCGACACCTATGTCAGCCATGTCGTCACCACCGAGTGGCGCACGATGAAGAACAAGGGTCATCTCACCGCCGAGGGCACCCGGCTCCTCGACAAGGTGCGCCACGACGTCACCGACTACCAGCCGAAGACGGACTTCGAGGCGCAGGCCTACCAGCCGCTGCTCGACCAGATCACCGCCGCGGACGACGCCCGCAACGCGCGCGCGGACTCCACCGGTGCCACGATGCCGGGCGTGGTCTGGTTCGGCCTCATCGCGGGAGGCCTCGTCACGATCGGGATGGTCTTCGCACTCCAGATCCGCAGAACGGCACGCGAGCTGGTCCTCGCCGGGCTCTTCTCGGCACTGATCGCGTTCCTGCTCTTCCTGGTCTGGGACCTCGACGCGCCCTACAGCCGCGGGGTCGCGGCCACCGTGGAACCCTTCCTCATGCTGTTCCCGCACGCCGGGGGGTAAGACCGTCGGGCCGCGCTCATCTCCGGGTCGGCGCGGCCCGCCCTGCACCCTGCGCCCCGACGACGCACTCTGGTCCCATGACTGCCTGGCACGCCCCCATCGTCGTACACCCTCCTGCACCCGAAGGCGGGCGGCATGTCACCGTGCGGGGACGGGCCGTCGGGCTCGCGCACAGCGATCAGGACCTCATCCGGCTGCTGCGTTCGGCCGGGCTCGGGGAGTCCGACATGACGCTCGACGATCCCCATCTGGTCGAATGGCGCGGCGCGGGCGCGCACGTATGGCACACGACGGGTCCCGACGAGCCGTCCCCGCACCACCCTGTCGCCTGACCGGCGGACAGCGTCGCCCCGGTTGGCCATGTCGGTCGGGGGTGGCGCGTCGTCCGGAACGCGGGTGACGCGACGGTGCGGCGGCCTCTGGCAAGCGCTGCCGTCGACAGTCACGGCGATCCGGCCACTCCACGCGATGAGGCTGGGCCCGGCGACGATGTTGCTTTGTCGGCGATGCGGACTCGTATGGCACACCGCACGCCTGGCCGCCACCCATTCGCTCCTGGGCTGTCGCCCCCCGCGTGCGCCGCGCTTAGTTTTTCAGTAAGCGCAAGTGACGCGGACTCGCCGCCGCGTCGAGAGGGGTGAACGAATGTCTTCGTCCCAGCCGGCCGACGAGGAAGGTCAGCAGAAGAAGCGCGCGCCGTGGGGCGTGATGGCGCTGGTTCTGCTCACCGGACTCGCGCTGATCCGCAATGGATCGGGGGAATTCGACATCGGTCCCCCGCAGCCCGCGTCGGCGGCGGCAGCGGATCCCCGCTCCGCCTCCGGTGCGGCGGCGCCGAAGCCGCTGCCGTTCTCCGTGGCGGACCGGGTGCAGATCCCGGCGATCCACGTGGACGCCCCGGTCATGCCCGTAGGGGTCGCCGCGGACGGATGGGTGGACGCCCCGCCGCCGGAGGACCCGAATCTCGCGGGCTGGTTCACCGGTGGCGTGACTCCGGGCGAGAAGGGCACCGCTGTCGTCGTCGGCCATGTCGACAACCAGCAGGGGCCCGCGGTCTTCTACGGACTCGGCTCGCTCAAAAAGGGAAACCACGTCCAGGTCATGCGCAAGGACCGGAAGACCGCCGTGTTCGAGATCTACGGCATCGAGGTCTTCAGCAAGGCGAATTTCCCGGGGAAACGCGTCTACGGCAGCACCGGAGTGCCCGAACTGAGGGTGATCACGTGCGGTGGCGGCTTCTCCAAACAGAACGGCTACGACGGGAATGTCGTCGTCTTCGCCCGCCTGGTCGAGGTGCGTTGACCCGGCGGGCGGAAACCGGCTCGGACTCGCCGGCGCCTGGGCACCAGGATGCGGTAGCCCGAGTGCAGCGCCCGCGGCGGGCCCGTACGGCACGTGCCGCCCCCAGCACCTGTGGGACCTGGGGTTTCCGCTAGCCTCACCGCTGTGAACGCAGAGCAGCCACACCAGTTCGAACGCGGTACGGACGGCCCCAAGGTGATCGTGGTCGGGGTGGACGGCTCCGACTCGTCGCTGCGCGCCGCGTCCTACGCCGGAGGCCTCGCGCGGCGCCAGCGCGCCCTCCTCGCCGTCGTCTACGTCCAGCCCATCATGGCCACCGGCGCCGCGCTCGGCGTCCCCGTGGCCGACACCACGGACGAGATCGCCGAGGGTCTGATCACCGAGATCAGGGACGCGGCGGAGCGGGTGAAGGGCATATACGAGGTGCGCTGGGAGTTCCACACCTTCCGCGGCGACCCGTACAACGGCCTGGTCACCGCCGCCGACGAACTGAAGGCGGACGCCGTGGTCGTCGGCGCGTCCGAACAGGCGGGACACCGCATCGTCGGGTCGGTGGCGATCCGGCTGGTGAAGGCCGGGCGCTGGCCCGTCACCGTGGTCCCGTAACCACCGGAACCCGGAACCAACCCCATACGAACCCCCGTACCCCATAGAGCGTGCCTTCTTCCGTAGCCGCCGCGGCTGGGCCATCATGATCGCCCGTCAGCCGACTGCCGTCCGCGAAGAGGTGGAGCCCATGGCCGGTCTCAGAGGACTTCGGATGGGGCAGGGCGTACTGCGCCGCAAGCCCATCGAACAGATCGAGGAGACCGAGGGGGGCGGCGCGCAGCAGCTCACCCGCTCCCTCGGCCTGTGGCAGCTCACCGCGATCGGCGTCGGCGGCATCATCGGCGCCGGCATCTTCACCCTCGCGGGCACGGTCGCCAACGGCACGGCGGGGCCCGCGGTCCTGATCTCGTTCCTCATCGCGGGCGTCGCGAGCGCGTGCGCCGCGCTGTCGTACGCGGAGTTCGCCGGCCTCATCCCGAAGGCCGGGTCCGCCTACACGTACGGGTACGCGGTCCTCGGCGAGCTGGTCGGCTGGTTCATCGGCTGGGACCTGCTCCTGGAGTACACGGCGAT
The DNA window shown above is from Streptomyces sp. NBC_01445 and carries:
- a CDS encoding LysR family transcriptional regulator, which produces MQFQQLQYFVAVAETRHFTRAAEVVHVAQPSLSQQIRSLERELGADLFLRARGNITLTDAGEALLPLARRILADADTARQEVQELAQLKSGRVRLGATPSLCTGLLPDVLRSFHDRYPGIRLMIEEGGSHDLVRELARGALDLALVVLPLPAPAPALTTVELLREDLVVVSSPDAPRPGRGRSVRIADLEGERLVMFRHGYDLRELTVTACRAEGFEPDFAVEGGEMDAVLGFVRAGLGVAVVPHMVATRAGADLRVTPLARPGLHRTIALAHRSDVAPPRAARELQRMLLEG
- a CDS encoding universal stress protein is translated as MNAEQPHQFERGTDGPKVIVVGVDGSDSSLRAASYAGGLARRQRALLAVVYVQPIMATGAALGVPVADTTDEIAEGLITEIRDAAERVKGIYEVRWEFHTFRGDPYNGLVTAADELKADAVVVGASEQAGHRIVGSVAIRLVKAGRWPVTVVP
- a CDS encoding class F sortase; translation: MSSSQPADEEGQQKKRAPWGVMALVLLTGLALIRNGSGEFDIGPPQPASAAAADPRSASGAAAPKPLPFSVADRVQIPAIHVDAPVMPVGVAADGWVDAPPPEDPNLAGWFTGGVTPGEKGTAVVVGHVDNQQGPAVFYGLGSLKKGNHVQVMRKDRKTAVFEIYGIEVFSKANFPGKRVYGSTGVPELRVITCGGGFSKQNGYDGNVVVFARLVEVR
- a CDS encoding SCO0930 family lipoprotein; translated protein: MNTWRSASLVATAAALLALTTACGQDQGDQSPNGQSVGNAAPAQGGYGNGDAYGSGDGYGDAKDAGAAKAKPAGQLATWDSKKLGQVLTDSEGFTMYRFDKDTAQPPKSNCDDACLKAWPVVPADGAKAAPGVDQSLLGEVTAADGTKQLTIDGWPMYRYAMDTKPGDAKGQGVGGVWYAAGPDGKKASPAAAQPADLAGLSTRKDPKLGEIVVDKNGMTVYRFLKDSAWPIKSNCVDTCAENWPAVPPVAKNDTKGILKKGFMTYDRPDGGKQQTINCWPIYTYSGDKKPGDTNGQGVGGTWYAAAPDGKPVGAPK
- a CDS encoding VOC family protein, with product MIRWVYAFIDRPEAHFEAACDFWTRVTGTHLSAPRGDHDEFATLLPDGSVDPYLKAQAVNGPGGAHLDFAVDDLARTTGLAHRLGATPVHTEDGLEVLRSPGGQLFCLVPWSGEHRRPAPVTAPDGTTSRLDQVCIDLAPAVYEAEIDFWTEFTAWTSSPGTLPEFHTIRPPMELPVQILLQRLTAARPTAAHLDLACTNTESTRAWHESLGAKLISKGAHWLVLQDPSATTYCLTSRPPTP
- a CDS encoding putative bifunctional diguanylate cyclase/phosphodiesterase, with product MSGEPDGPEGRLRRFATIWSRAIFPVTATSLTRVEFEEELMPLARRLRDALGERTLDAPAAQAVGAALIGVHCTDPEALTRTLDVVDAYLVLYCRTDEDRREEELRARCARLQHSVAAGFAQALRERTLVEQEAISRAALSARSAVAEALHASEARFRAVFHGAAIGIGIADLEGTVLEANDALVRMFGGAENLVRGRNVVEWTHPEDAPHVWRLYEELVRGEREHYRVEKAFYRPDGTALWTNLTVSLLRDADGVPQYQLALIEDTTERRLLNLRLRYEATHDALTGLPNRTLFFERLEKALAAGDGMRFGLCYLDLDGFKTINDSLGHAAGDRLLVEVADRLQACATAPGEMVARLGGDEFVALTTGRDTAAEVDDLAGRIMHALAAPIRIDGRELTVRGSIGIVEGPAAGERSPAEVLRSADITMYRAKSAGGNRYELADPEADARAITRHGLTTALPAALERGEFFIEYQPLVHLGDGSVRGAEALVRWLHPQHGVLGPDQFIPLAEDTGLIVPLGRWVLEESVRQARVWQERYEDAGPLRINVNLSPMQLTHPGLVSDTVDILERFGLEPGALCLEVTESALIGADDALLKPLRRLAEMGVDIALDDFGTGYSNLANLRRLPVSVLKLDRSFTQGMQRYPADPVDLKIVEGIVALAHSLDLSVTVEGVETGAQAEQLRDLGCDTAQGWYYARPGPPDRLHELALCDASG
- a CDS encoding bestrophin-like domain, whose amino-acid sequence is MSEWLVLTLAMVAACAVVLVVTVLQQRRIGDDDDPSETPDVIEYMTMMIGVVYAIVLGLAIAGVWEGRSAAQDHVRNEAQALHEVHERVRVYPTEVRTRIRSDVDTYVSHVVTTEWRTMKNKGHLTAEGTRLLDKVRHDVTDYQPKTDFEAQAYQPLLDQITAADDARNARADSTGATMPGVVWFGLIAGGLVTIGMVFALQIRRTARELVLAGLFSALIAFLLFLVWDLDAPYSRGVAATVEPFLMLFPHAGG
- a CDS encoding succinate dehydrogenase; protein product: MTRTLWDSSVGKKAVMAVSGLIMLLYLVVHMIGNLKIFFGPGEFNHYAHWLRTVGEPFMHYEWTLWLVRIVLVVAVVAHATSAYQLSRRDIRARPAKYVHKKARSSYATRTMRWGGIILALFIVWHLLDLTTGTAHPGGFQPGHPYQNVIDTFSTWYGNVVYIVAMLALGLHVQHGFWSAAQTLGVGSATRDRVLKTIANVLALLLTAGFIAVPVGVMTGVVS
- a CDS encoding SAM-dependent methyltransferase, coding for MERPAWAPQGIDISVPSVSRIYDYYLGGSHNFEVDREAARKAMEFMPGLPKIMQANRAFMRRAVRYAVQQGVTQFLDIGSGIPTFGNVHEVAQAADSEARVVYVDHDPVAVAHSRAVLDGNDRAAVVTADLRKPREILAAPEVGELLDLDKPVALLLVAVLHFVEDADDPQSAVAELRDALAPGSLLIVTHAAYEGIPVPAARAAGTVDVYKNIRNPLIMRSREEIARFFEGYEMVEPGLVQMPEWRPENAPADEDPYAFSGCAGVGRKA